A genomic segment from Aspergillus chevalieri M1 DNA, chromosome 7, nearly complete sequence encodes:
- the DUG1 gene encoding M20 family dipeptidase (BUSCO:EOG09261OIF;~COG:E;~EggNog:ENOG410PHND;~InterPro:IPR017153,IPR002933,IPR011650;~MEROPS:MER0026471;~PFAM:PF07687,PF01546;~go_function: GO:0016787 - hydrolase activity [Evidence IEA];~go_function: GO:0070573 - metallodipeptidase activity [Evidence IEA]) → MPLRVPVSLAKQRLHSTTQHYPAWCQQQFRTPSHFTYSRTPFFSSRRSFYGHISDQKMAPQLEPYFKQVDGLSGSFIERLRKAVAIPSVSAQDENRKDVFKMAEFLSSELEALGAEVQQRPLGKQPGKEHLDLPPVIIARYGNDKKKRTILVYGHYDVQPALKEDGWATEPFELSVDEKGRMYGRGSTDDKGPVLGWLNVIEAHKKAGVELPVNLLCCFEGMEEYGSEGLEEFIQSESKGFFKDADAVCISDNYWLGTEKPCLTYGLRGCNYYSVRVSGPAQDLHSGVFGGSAHEPMTDLVKVLSRLVDSQGNILIPGIMDLVEPLTEEEKSLYPDISYTMENLHESLGSETSIHSTKERTLMARWRYPSLSIHGIEGAYSAPGAKTVIPASVIGKFSIRTVPNMESPDVNKLVFDYIKSEFAKLNTKNTLDVWLQHDGKWWVASPKHWNFTAASKAVKQVFGVEPDMTREGGSIPVTLNFEQATGKNVLLLPMGSSTDAAHSINEKLDKRNYIEGVKLLGAYLHYVAEEPMSA, encoded by the exons ATGCCCCTCCGCGTCCCTGTGTCTCTGGCAAAGCAACGATTACATTCAACCACGCAGCATTACCCCGCCTGGTGTCAGCAGCAATTCCGGACACCATCACATTTCACCTATTCCAGAACACCTTTTTTCTCCTCTCGCCGTTCATTTTACGGTCATATCAGTGATCAGAAAATGGCGCCTCAGCTAGAACCCTACTTCAAACA GGTGGATGGTCTTTCCGGCTCGTTTATTGAAC GACTGCGGAAAGCAGTAGCGATTCCTTCTGTTTCTGCCCAAGATGAAAACAGAAAGGATGTGTTCAAG ATGGCCGAGTTCCTCAGCTCGGAGCTTGAAGCTCTGGGGGCGGAGGTGCAGCAAAGGCCGTTAGGAAAGCAGCCTGGAAAAGAACACCTTGACCTGCCTCCCGTGATCATTGCTCGCTATGGCAATGACAAGAAAAAGCGAACTATTCTGGTATATGGACACTACGATGTACAGCCTGCGTTGAAGGAAGACGGCTGGGCCACGGAGCCCTTTGAGTTGTCTGTCGACGAAAAGGGAAGGATGTACGGTCGTGGCAGTACAGATGATAAGGGACCGGTGCTGGGCTGGCTGAACGTGATTGAAGCTCATAAGAAAGCTGGCGTTGAATTGCCGGTCAACCTCCTTTGCTGTTTCGAGGGAATGGAGGAGTATGGTTCTGAAGGATTGGAGGAGTTTATCCAATCGGAGAGTAAGGGCTTTTTCAAAGATGCGGATGCGGTTTGCATTTCAGACAACTATTGGCTTGGTACAGAGAAACCCTGCTTGACCTATGGATTGCGGGGTTGCAATTATTACTCCGTCCGGGTCTCTGGTCCTGCCCAAGACCTACACAGTGGTGTGTTTGGTGGCTCCGCGCATGAACCTATGACAGACCTGGTCAAAGTTCTATCTAGGCTTGTTGACTCGCAGGGTAACATCCTGATCCCCGGCATCATGGATCTCGTGGAGCCCCTgacggaggaggagaagtcCCTGTATCCTGACATCAGCTATACCATGGAGAATCTCCACGAATCGCTGGGAAGCGAGACAAGCATCCACTCGACAAAAGAACGGACGCTCATGGCCAGATGGAGATACCCATCCCTGTCCATCCACGGTATTGAAGGTGCTTACTCTGCTCCGGGAGCAAAGACTGTAATCCCGGCCAGTGTCATTGGCAAATTCTCCATCCGTACTGTGCCAAACATGGAGAGCCCAGATGTCAACAAGCTCGTCTTTGACTACATCAAATCCGAGTTCGCCAAGTTGAACACTAAGAACACCCTGGACGTGTGGCTTCAACATGACGGAAAGTGGTGGGTTGCTAGTCCGAAACACTGGAACTTTACTGCTGCGAGCAAGGCTGTGAAGCAAGTTTTCGGTGTCGAACCAGATATGACACGTGAAGGTGGCAG TATCCCTGTCACCTTGAATTTCGAACAAGCTACGGGCAAGAATGTGTTGCTCCTTCCTATGGGATCTTCGACCGATGCCGCGCACTCTATCAATGAGAAACTTGACAAGAGGAACTATATCGAAGGTGTCAAGTTGCTCGGTGCATACTTGCACTACGTTGCTGAAGAACCCATGAGTGCATAG
- a CDS encoding mitochondrial 54S ribosomal protein mL58 (COG:J;~EggNog:ENOG410PQUD;~InterPro:IPR024388;~PFAM:PF12824) → MAAVIVAPKRPFLTLPFLLPSLSESVAVESRRNQSSYRRTKQRLRVKPDASFGASSDQSQEQIIYNPPSSAPSVYHTPTKFLPADDIRRTLRTDASTDSHNAKELPPVFKSTSEKKYHLNQSDIEEIRRLRLSDPMAWSRWKLAKRFDCSPMFIAMVCEASPQKKEIQRQVLEAVQSRWGTKRRMAREDRQLRKESWGRDE, encoded by the coding sequence ATGGCCGCTGTTATCGTTGCTCCGAAACGACCATTCCTTACCCTCCCCTTTCTCCTACCCTCGCTATCCGAGTCTGTCGCCGTGGAATCGCGGCGGAATCAATCCTCCTACAGGCGTACGAAACAGCGCCTACGTGTTAAGCCGGATGCTTCGTTTGGTGCTTCGTCAGATCAATCCCAAGAACAAATCATCTACAATCCTCCTTCAAGCGCACCTTCTGTGTATCACACCCCAACAAAGTTCCTGCCCGCCGACGACATTCGAAGGACCCTACGTACAGATGCTTCAACAGACAGCCACAACGCAAAGGAGCTCCCCCCTGTTTTCAAATCCACCTCTGAGAAGAAATATCATTTGAATCAGTCGGATATCGAGGAGATCCGCAGACTCCGACTCAGTGACCCCATGGCCTGGAGCCGATGGAAACTGGCCAAACGTTTTGACTGCTCGCCGATGTTCATTGCTATGGTATGTGAGGCCAGTCCACAGAAGAAAGAGATCCAGCGGCAAGTGCTTGAAGCAGTGCAATCTAGATGGGGCACAAAGCGGCGGATGGCCAGGGAAGACCGACAGTTGCGGAAGGAGTCTTGGggaagagatgaatga
- a CDS encoding rRNA-processing protein UTP22 (BUSCO:EOG09260FX0;~COG:S;~EggNog:ENOG410PG0T;~InterPro:IPR035082,IPR043519,IPR005554,IPR035367, IPR035370,IPR035371,IPR035369,IPR035368;~PFAM:PF17404,PF17405,PF17407,PF17403,PF03813, PF17406), which translates to MSDHSAKRRKISPSPENGQNGHDQVASKNANKNASSITTSTTKRGKNVTAELALASGFYKSSFFKLQMDELLTELRPNYDKQVSKIQGTLHKLKEIIERVPDREPKPALVAEKELRGEHGIAVPYPSPRPGKDTKYSVSYAKPTNVNVVGSFALRTGIRSQAAYTVDLAVTMPSSLFQEKDHVNHRYFHKRAYYIACLAAGIREANDLNVDVKFGFQDGDNLRPLVIVQPGENSDMPTRSQIRIITAVDDKLFPIARTLPSKNNIRQGSSAEKPDHEQSTPFYNAALRSEATVALYHKYIYSASRRCEAFRDACVLGRTWLRQRGFESSFQSGGFGGFEWTALMSLLFEGGGPNGKPILLPSYSSYQLFKATIQFLAGRNLSEPLLFFASDVPLPPGGPVLYDGKRGLNLLYKTMPWSYELLRHEAMTTLRMLNESRDDNFEKVFILKVNEPMLRYDRLVSLPYSDNGDILQTIRHQAAVHEVVSKALGNRANLVSLSSRSIEPWAVCGKPSLKKDGGNINIGLLLDSENASRVVDHGPSAEEKEEAASFRAFWGEKAELRRFKDGSILESLVWSDQPSSPSIVRQILGYILRRHFDITEQDIGYVGDEYDEKLRVGGDGIVSYNSPSFQLIADAFNSLERSIQSMDDVPLTIRQLAPASPIARYTALRAQNSDKPADIVLKFESSARWPDDLVAIQMTKIAFLLKIGDSLESSGAASSCRVGLENESSKILNNAFLDITHETGVPFRLRIHHDREQTLLERQLKDKSISPRTKEEVAYALSVYKRHFIQSPRFTQAIRTLCTRFPLLSPTIRLVKYWFNSHLFAGHVNEELIELLTVRTFTQPYPWESPSSVMAGFLRTLHFLSRWDWQQEPLIVDLGGELNHDVIETIRTRFSAWRSIDPAMNAVVMFAASDVDTDGVTWTQYEAPPKVVAARMLTLAKAAMKLLREQGHGLDISSLFQTSLAPYDFILNLRSKLFSDRSSSMKFKNLTEYGSQGRRDKLAIVKSFVGDIQACYSESLLLFHGEDNCRIIAGLWNPQTAKPRSFNLKTAYSTSPVCTKQGHSDQVSINHPAILNEIARLGTSLIDGIEIQEA; encoded by the coding sequence ATGTCGGATCATAGTgcgaagagaaggaaaattAGTCCTTCTCCAGAGAATGGGCAGAATGGACACGACCAGGTTGCTTCAAAAAATGCCAACAAGAATGCTTCTTCGATAACAACTAGTACAACCAAGAGAGGGAAAAATGTCACAGCAGAGCTTGCGCTTGCCAGTGGCTTTTACAAATCGAGCTTCTTCAAGCTACAGATGGACGAGTTATTGACCGAGTTGCGACCGAACTACGATAAACAAGTCTCGAAGATACAAGGCACTCTCCACAAGTTAAAGGAAATAATTGAACGCGTCCCTGATCGTGAACCGAAGCCTGCATTAGTTGCTGAAAAAGAATTGCGCGGCGAACATGGCATTGCCGTTCCATACCCTTCGCCCCGGCCAGGAAAAGATACGAAGTATAGCGTGTCGTATGCGAAGCCGACGAACGTTAATGTGGTGGGTAGTTTCGCTCTCAGGACTGGCATAAGGTCGCAAGCGGCGTACACAGTTGATTTGGCAGTGACGATGCCAAGCAGCCTCTTCCAAGAGAAAGACCATGTCAATCACAGATATTTTCACAAGCGGGCGTACTACATCGCATGCCTTGCTGCCGGTATCCGGGAAGCAAACGACTTGAACGTCGATGTTAAATTTGGATTTCAGGATGGGGACAATCTCCGTCCGCTTGTCATCGTGCAGCCCGGAGAGAATAGCGACATGCCCACTAGATCGCAAATCCGTATTATCACCGCTGTTGACGACAAACTATTTCCGATTGCGCGTACCTTACCTTCGAAGAATAACATACGCCAGGGTTCATCGGCAGAGAAGCCCGACCATGAACAGTCTACGCCTTTTTACAATGCAGCACTTCGTTCGGAAGCTACTGTGGCTCTATACCACAAGTATATATATTCGGCTTCTCGAAGATGCGAAGCTTTTCGAGATGCTTGTGTCCTTGGCCGTACATGGCTCCGACAACGAGGATTTGAATCTTCGTTTCAAAGTGGTGGGTTTGGTGGGTTTGAATGGACTGCCCTCATGTCTTTGCTGTTTGAAGGCGGAGGGCCAAACGGAAAACCCATTCTTCTACCATCCTACAGCAGTTATCAGTTGTTCAAAGCCACTATACAATTCTTAGCGGGTCGGAATCTCAGCGAACCCTTGCTATTTTTCGCTTCCGACGTACCGCTTCCCCCTGGTGGCCCAGTCTTGTATGATGGCAAGAGAGGTCTGAATCTTCTCTATAAGACGATGCCTTGGTCCTATGAGTTGCTCCGCCATGAGGCCATGACTACTCTCAGGATGTTGAATGAGTCTCGTGATGACAACTTTGAAAAGGTTTTCATACTCAAAGTAAATGAGCCCATGCTGAGATATGACCGGCTCGTTTCCCTCCCATATTCTGACAATGGAGACATCCTTCAAACGATTCGCCACCAAGCTGCAGTGCATGAGGTGGTCTCAAAAGCACTCGGAAACAGAGCCAACCTAGTTTCGCTAAGCAGTCGCAGCATCGAACCTTGGGCTGTCTGTGGAAAGCCTTCATTGAAGAAAGACGGTGGAAACATCAACATTGGGTTACTCCTGGATTCTGAAAACGCATCGCGTGTTGTTGACCACGGTCCATCCGCtgaggagaaggaagaagcgGCATCATTTCGAGCTTTCTGGGGGGAGAAGGCGGAATTAAGACGTTTCAAGGACGGCAGTATCCTTGAGAGTTTGGTGTGGTCTGATCAACCATCTTCGCCATCTATAGTACGTCAAATCTTGGGTTATATTCTTCGTCGCCATTTCGATATCACCGAGCAGGACATCGGGTATGTTGGCGATGAGTACGATGAGAAACTCCGTGTCGGCGGCGATGGCATTGTTTCGTACAACAGCCCATCGTTCCAGCTTATCGCCGATGCTTTCAACTCGTTAGAACGATCTATCCAGAGCATGGATGATGTACCATTGACGATCAGGCAGCTGGCCCCTGCCAGTCCCATTGCTCGATACACTGCGCTTCGAGCCCAGAATAGTGACAAGCCGGCAGACATTGTTCTTAAATTTGAGAGCTCTGCACGTTGGCCTGATGACCTTGTGGCAATCCAGATGACGAAAATTGCGTTCCTTCTGAAGATAGGCGACTCCCTAGAATCATCAGGAGCTGCTTCGTCGTGTCGGGTTGGACTGGAGAACGAGTCAAGCAAGATCCTGAACAATGCCTTCCTCGACATAACCCATGAGACTGGTGTTCCTTTCCGTCTTAGAATACATCATGACAGAGAGCAGACATTACTGGAGCGTCAACTTAAGGACAAGAGCATCAGCCCGCGCACGAAGGAAGAGGTTGCTTATGCTCTATCTGTCTATAAGCGACATTTTATCCAATCGCCCCGTTTTACACAAGCAATCAGAACGTTATGCACTCGCTTCCCGCTACTGTCGCCCACCATCCGCCTGGTCAAATATTGGTTCAACTCCCATCTTTTCGCAGGCCATGTCAACGAAGAGTTGATTGAACTACTGACCGTCCGCACTTTCACGCAGCCATACCCTTGGGAATCCCCATCCAGCGTTATGGCCGGGTTCTTGAGGACcctccattttctttctcgGTGGGATTGGCAGCAGGAGCCTCTGATAGTCGACCTTGGCGGAGAATTGAACCATGATGTCATTGAGACGATACGCACGCGCTTTTCTGCGTGGCGAAGCATTGATCCTGCCATGAACGCTGTTGTTATGTTCGCAGCGTCGGATGTCGACACTGACGGAGTAACTTGGACCCAATACGAAGCGCCTCCCAAGGTCGTGGCCGCTCGTATGTTAACTCTAGCCAAGGCAGCGATGAAGTTACTACGGGAGCAAGGGCATGGTCTCGATATTTCCAGCCTCTTCCAGACATCCCTAGCACCATACGATTTCATCCTCAACCTTAGATCAAAGCTTTTTAGCGATCGCTCATCTTCGATGAAATTCAAAAATTTGACGGAGTATGGCTCCCAAGGGCGACGTGACAAGCTTGCAATCGTCAAGTCGTTTGTTGGCGACATTCAAGCATGTTATAGCGAAAGCCTGCTTCTTTTCCATGGCGAGGACAATTGCAGGATCATTGCAGGCCTTTGGAATCC
- a CDS encoding cystathionine gamma-synthase (COG:E;~EggNog:ENOG410PI7P;~InterPro:IPR000277,IPR015424,IPR015421,IPR015422;~PFAM:PF01053;~go_function: GO:0003824 - catalytic activity [Evidence IEA];~go_function: GO:0030170 - pyridoxal phosphate binding [Evidence IEA];~go_process: GO:0019346 - transsulfuration [Evidence IEA]), with the protein MLQDVGGPVPPNTDHAVSVSLPTWEANVAYEEGAEWLAKKMQCGYPRFFVHPIIQNLAREVVRRQGDPETELATLFPSPKTANVCHSFVLSRIRSEESSRVRIVNFVPCTRTDAESPAVTSLLSCVIYPKEYASIAKQVWQHTGNGVSSRRGEFCLKALEDNFLVEESRSAMADAAAQRPCKGPRRYQGKGSISGLSRGTGAHSMTPSASPAVDGAQEAQDGREYSQFIEERFGRNLNTSLADQAKLAVRRRIAGVMTADVELSEALEKASDEGRVAGLTEDDVYLFPSGMGSIFNAHKIALAARGAMKSICFGFPYIDTLKVLEKWGPGCLFYGHGSSGDLDDLESRLANGERFLALFTEVPGNPLLKTPDLRRIRSLADKYEFLVVVDETVGNFLNINVLPYADVVVSSLTKIFSGDSNVMGGSAVINPHGRFYQDLKNAFSKEYEDDYWAEDAVFLERNSRDFLSRIEKINKTSEDITAMLKESPLVKEIYYPKYGPSKPFYDNVRNPNGGYGGLFSVTFHTTPEATAFFDNLEVMKGPSLGTNFTLSCPYTLIAHYNELEWASSFGIDFDLVRVSVGLEDIPDIRSRFQQALDAVASVKKS; encoded by the exons ATGCTTCAGGATGTTGGAGGGCCCGTCCCTCCGAACACAGACCAT GCAGTCAGCGTGTCACTTCCGACATGGGAAGCAAACGTGGCTTATGAAGAAGGTGCTGAGTGGCTCGCAAAGAAGATGCAATGTGGTTATCCGAGGTTCTTCGTTCATCCCATAATCCAGAATCTTGCTCGAGAAGTTGTACGTCGCCAGGGTGACCCCGAAACCGAGTTGGCTACTCTATTTCCGTCGCCAAAGACCGCGAATGTGTGCCATTCGTTTGTTTTATCGAGGATACGTTCAGAAGAATCATCGAGAGTGCGAATTGTGAACTTCGTCCCGTGCACCCGCACTGATGCCGAGTCTCCCGCAGTGACATCGCTCCTCTCGTGCGTGATATATCCCAAAGAGTATGCGTCAATCGCCAAGCAAGTATGGCAACACACTGGCAATGGAGTGTCAAGCCGCCGTGGCGAGTTTTGTCTCAAGGCCCTGGAAGATAACTTTCTTGTGGAGGAGAGCAGGTCAGCTATGGCCGACGCTGCTGCACAAAGACCCTGTAAAGGACCACGAAGATACCAGGGTAAAGGATCTATCAGTGGGCTTTCTCGAGGAACCGGAGCACACTCTATGACGCCAAGCGCATCTCCCGCAGTTGATGGGGCCCAAGAGGCCCAAGATGGCCGGGAGTATTCCCAGTTTATTGAGGAGCGGTTTGGCCGGAACCTCAACACCTCTTTGGCCGATCAAGCAAAGCTGGCCGTCCGCAGACGGATAGCAGGTGTTATGACTGCTGATGTTGAATTGAGCGAGGCTCTTGAGAAGGCGTCAGATGAAGGGCGTGTGGCGGGTTTGACCGAAGACGACGTCTATCTCTTCCCTAGCGGAATGGGTTCAATTTTCAATGCCCataagattgcgctggctgcTAGAGGCGCCATGAAGAGCATCTGCTTCGGCTTCCCGTATATTGATACGCTGAAGGTCCTTGAAAAATGGGGCCCAGGATGCTTATTCTACGGGCACGGTTCGTCTGGAGACTTGGATGATTTGGAGTCGCGCTTGGCCAACGGCGAAAGGTTTCTCGCCCTTTTCACTGAAGTGCCTGGTAACCCGCTACTTAAAACGCCAGATCTCAGAAGAATACGGTCACTTGCCGACAAATACGAGTTTCTTGTAGTGGTGGATGAGACCGTTGGCAACTTCCTCAATATCAACGTGCTTCCATACGCAGACGTCGTTGTTAGCAGCTTGACAAAAATCTTCAGCGGGGACAGCAATGTTATGGGAGGAAGCGCCGTCATCAACCCACATGGACGCTTCTATCAAGATTTGAAAAATGCGTTCAGCAAAGAATACGAGGATGATTACTGGGCAGAGGACGCAGTGTTTCTTGAAAGGAACAGCCGCGACTTCCTGTCGAGAATCGAGAAGATTAACAAGACTTCGGAGGATATCACGGCAATGTTGAAAGAATCGCCACTAG TGAAAGAGATTTACTATCCCAAGTATGGTCCTTCAAAGCCATTCTACGATAACGTCCGTAACCCTAACGGGGGTTACGGCGGTCTGTTTTCGGTCACTTTCCACACAACTCCCGAGGCGACTGCTTTCTTCGATAACTTGGAAGTTATGAAGGGACCTAGTCTTGGCACCAATTTCACTCTTAG TTGTCCGTACACATTGATAGCACACTACAACGAACTGGAATGG GCAAGCTCATTTGGCATCGATTTTGACTTGGTGAGAGTAAGCGTCGGGTTAGAGGATATTCCGGACATTCGTTCTAGGTTTCAACAAGCCCTAGATGCAGTGGCTAGTGTTAAGAAGTCATAA